From the genome of Deinococcus sp. AJ005, one region includes:
- the ppgK gene encoding polyphosphate--glucose phosphotransferase, with protein MSVILGIDIGGSGIKGAPVDTATGKLLEERHRIPTPEGAHPDAVKDVVAELAKHFGTTGPIGVTFPGIVQHGRTLSAANVDKDWIGLDADALFTKATGQDVYLINDADAAGLAEARFGAGAGVDGVVLVLTFGTGIGSALIHNGVLVPNTELGHLWLRDKEAEGWASDRARERDDLNWKQWSKRVSTYLQHLELLFSPDLFIIGGGVSKKADKWQDHIKLERSKLVPAKLLNDAGIVGAAMLAQESQNGEEKKSVASRAAPKAESKAGKKK; from the coding sequence ATGAGCGTGATTCTGGGCATCGATATCGGCGGCAGTGGCATCAAGGGCGCACCCGTAGACACCGCCACTGGCAAGCTGCTGGAAGAACGGCACCGCATCCCCACCCCCGAAGGCGCGCACCCGGACGCGGTCAAGGATGTGGTGGCCGAGCTGGCAAAGCACTTCGGGACCACCGGCCCCATCGGCGTGACCTTCCCCGGCATCGTGCAGCACGGGCGGACCCTCAGCGCGGCCAACGTGGACAAGGACTGGATCGGGCTGGACGCCGACGCGCTGTTTACCAAGGCCACCGGGCAGGACGTGTATCTGATCAACGATGCCGACGCCGCCGGGCTGGCCGAGGCCCGCTTCGGCGCGGGGGCGGGCGTGGACGGCGTGGTGCTGGTGCTGACCTTCGGCACGGGCATCGGCAGCGCTTTAATCCACAACGGCGTGCTGGTGCCCAACACCGAACTGGGCCACCTGTGGCTGCGCGACAAGGAAGCCGAGGGTTGGGCCTCTGACCGCGCCCGCGAGCGCGACGATCTGAACTGGAAACAGTGGAGCAAGCGCGTCAGCACCTACCTGCAACACCTGGAACTGCTGTTCAGCCCGGACCTGTTCATCATCGGCGGCGGCGTCAGCAAAAAGGCCGACAAATGGCAGGACCACATCAAGCTGGAGCGCAGCAAACTGGTGCCCGCCAAACTGCTGAACGACGCCGGAATCGTCGGCGCGGCCATGCTGGCGCAGGAATCTCAGAACGGTGAGGAGAAAAAGTCTGTGGCCTCCAGAGCCGCGCCGAAGGCTGAGAGCAAGGCGGGCAAGAAGAAGTAG
- the pucL gene encoding factor-independent urate hydroxylase — MTQTTEKKATVKVKLGENNYGKAEINLMKINRGGKRHEIRELQVRVAMTGDFDAAHSKGDNSELVATDTVRNTVYGLAKEGFTSSPEVFGKELIAHFVKTGPKVTGGFMEFTEHLWDRVQVGGQGHDHSFVRQMPKRTGRIESEDGKAFKVTSGIAELYVLKTTESGWENYLLEERFTTLPETHERVMATFVTAKWEYNTDDVDYDAVWDKVFGQLQETLTDHYSPSLQNTLYLMGEAVLSLCPEISRIWFRMPNMHHLQYNLGRFDLDNNLEIMHVDPEPYGLMEGWVERA; from the coding sequence ATGACGCAGACCACAGAAAAGAAGGCCACCGTGAAAGTCAAACTCGGCGAGAACAACTACGGCAAGGCCGAGATCAACCTGATGAAGATCAACCGGGGCGGCAAGCGCCACGAGATTCGTGAATTGCAGGTGCGCGTGGCGATGACCGGCGATTTCGATGCCGCGCACAGCAAGGGCGACAACTCCGAACTGGTTGCCACCGATACCGTCCGCAACACGGTGTACGGGCTGGCTAAGGAAGGCTTTACGAGCAGCCCCGAAGTGTTCGGCAAGGAACTGATCGCGCACTTCGTCAAGACCGGCCCCAAGGTCACGGGCGGCTTCATGGAATTCACCGAACACCTGTGGGACCGCGTGCAGGTGGGCGGCCAGGGCCATGACCACTCCTTCGTGCGCCAGATGCCCAAGCGCACCGGACGGATTGAGAGCGAGGACGGCAAGGCGTTCAAGGTAACCTCCGGGATTGCCGAGCTGTACGTGCTGAAGACCACCGAGAGCGGCTGGGAAAACTACCTGCTAGAGGAGCGCTTCACCACGCTGCCCGAAACCCACGAGCGCGTCATGGCGACTTTCGTGACCGCCAAGTGGGAGTACAACACCGATGACGTGGACTACGACGCTGTGTGGGACAAGGTCTTTGGACAGCTTCAGGAAACCCTGACGGACCACTACTCGCCCAGCCTCCAGAACACGCTGTACCTGATGGGCGAAGCGGTGCTGTCGCTGTGCCCAGAAATCTCGCGCATCTGGTTCCGCATGCCCAACATGCACCACCTCCAGTACAACCTGGGCCGCTTCGACCTGGACAACAATCTGGAGATCATGCACGTCGATCCCGAACCCTACGGCCTGATGGAAGGCTGGGTCGAGCGCGCTTAA
- a CDS encoding Dps family protein — MTKKSKTDPSTPSKASKSAADQASKAKAAKPGVTPGGEAKADAAHLDTAFNALVDHNYLTESEFDTVAETLQRNLATTICMYLKFKKYHWDIRGRFFRDLHLAYDEFIDEIFPGIDEQAERLVALGGSPIAAPSDLERFSVVKVPTETVRDARAQVADLVSDLTRVSRGYRDDSKAVDEANDPATSDMYNGYAATIDKIRWMLQAIMDDDRLN; from the coding sequence ATGACCAAGAAGAGCAAGACCGATCCCTCCACGCCCAGCAAGGCCAGCAAAAGCGCCGCCGATCAGGCGAGCAAGGCCAAGGCCGCCAAGCCCGGTGTGACCCCCGGCGGCGAGGCCAAGGCTGACGCGGCCCACCTGGATACGGCGTTCAATGCCTTGGTGGACCACAACTACCTGACAGAGAGCGAGTTCGATACCGTCGCCGAGACCTTGCAGCGCAACCTCGCCACCACCATCTGCATGTACCTGAAGTTCAAGAAGTACCACTGGGACATCCGGGGCCGCTTCTTCCGCGATCTGCATCTGGCCTACGACGAGTTCATCGACGAAATCTTCCCCGGCATCGACGAGCAGGCCGAGCGTCTGGTGGCCCTGGGCGGCAGTCCCATCGCCGCGCCCAGCGACCTGGAGCGCTTCAGCGTGGTCAAGGTGCCCACCGAAACCGTGCGTGACGCCCGCGCCCAGGTCGCCGATCTGGTCAGCGATCTGACCCGCGTGTCCAGGGGCTACCGTGACGACAGCAAGGCCGTGGACGAGGCCAATGACCCCGCCACTTCCGACATGTACAACGGCTACGCGGCCACCATCGACAAGATCCGCTGGATGCTTCAGGCGATCATGGACGACGACCGTCTGAACTGA
- the uraD gene encoding 2-oxo-4-hydroxy-4-carboxy-5-ureidoimidazoline decarboxylase — MTQSPAPVARLSLEAVNALSADAFTDYFAGVLEYSPQYAQAAAAQRPFQNMEEVADAFRDAVQADSESAQLRLIRAHPDLAGKAALAGELTAESAHEQASAGLDRLTPEEFAEFGRLNDAYHEKFELPYVVCVRENDKDSIFEGARQRLANTPEQERQAALHEISRIARLRVLDLIADGDGK; from the coding sequence TTGACCCAAAGTCCTGCCCCTGTTGCCCGCCTGAGCCTTGAAGCCGTGAACGCGCTGAGCGCCGACGCCTTTACCGACTACTTTGCCGGGGTGCTGGAATACTCGCCGCAGTACGCCCAGGCCGCTGCCGCCCAGCGCCCGTTTCAGAATATGGAAGAGGTGGCCGACGCCTTCAGGGACGCCGTGCAGGCCGACTCCGAGAGCGCGCAACTGCGGCTGATCCGCGCCCACCCGGATCTGGCGGGCAAGGCAGCTCTGGCCGGTGAACTGACCGCCGAGAGCGCCCACGAGCAGGCTTCGGCGGGTCTGGACCGTCTGACGCCCGAAGAATTTGCCGAGTTTGGACGGCTAAACGACGCCTACCACGAGAAATTTGAATTGCCCTACGTGGTCTGCGTGCGCGAGAACGACAAGGACAGCATCTTCGAGGGGGCCAGGCAGCGGCTGGCGAACACCCCGGAGCAGGAAAGGCAGGCCGCCCTGCACGAGATCAGCCGGATTGCCCGGCTCCGCGTTCTGGACCTGATCGCCGACGGCGACGGGAAATAG
- the mnmE gene encoding tRNA uridine-5-carboxymethylaminomethyl(34) synthesis GTPase MnmE — translation MTRSGLSDTIAAIATAPGSAGVGIVRVSGPDALNVADGVFRGKRAPSRTAGGRFLFGELMADDGEVLDEGLCLVFREPRSYTGENVVELQSHGSPAVLTRVLARALELGARPARPGEFTLRAYLAGRLDLAQAEAVLGLVEAQTDGARRQASLGLSGALGARVARVAAGLIRALAAIQAMLDYPEEGVPDEDRAEPLAQAQAELKALLASARAGQVSTRGARLALIGRPNAGKSSLLNALVGFERSIVTPIPGTTRDYLEAGLELAGVPVTLVDTAGLRETVDEIEAAGVKQARALAEAADLVLVLEDGSAAREELPLDVTGTPTRVIQLRTKSDLLAAWTDTELLDVSAVTGAGLPELREAVRVALLGDAARGEAWLTTERQADAARRALSHVQAAQTLPDDLAGYELEEALRALAEITGQDVQEDVVDAVFRNFCVGK, via the coding sequence GTGACCCGTTCTGGCCTGTCCGACACCATCGCCGCCATCGCCACCGCCCCCGGCAGCGCGGGCGTGGGCATTGTGAGGGTCAGCGGACCGGACGCGTTGAACGTGGCCGACGGCGTATTCAGGGGCAAGCGCGCACCCTCCAGAACGGCAGGTGGGCGTTTTCTCTTTGGGGAACTGATGGCGGACGACGGCGAGGTGCTGGACGAGGGGCTGTGTCTGGTCTTCCGCGAGCCACGCAGTTACACGGGCGAGAACGTGGTGGAACTGCAATCGCACGGCAGCCCGGCAGTCCTGACACGCGTGCTGGCACGGGCGCTGGAACTGGGCGCACGTCCCGCCCGTCCCGGCGAGTTTACTTTGCGGGCGTATCTGGCGGGACGCCTGGATCTGGCGCAGGCCGAGGCCGTGCTGGGGCTGGTGGAAGCCCAGACCGACGGCGCGCGGCGGCAGGCCAGCCTGGGGTTATCCGGGGCACTGGGCGCGCGGGTGGCGCGGGTGGCCGCTGGACTGATCCGTGCCCTGGCCGCCATCCAGGCCATGCTCGATTACCCGGAGGAAGGCGTGCCGGACGAGGACCGAGCCGAGCCACTGGCCCAGGCACAGGCCGAGTTGAAGGCGCTCCTGGCCAGCGCGCGTGCCGGACAGGTCAGCACGCGCGGCGCACGGCTGGCCCTGATCGGGCGGCCCAATGCCGGGAAAAGTAGCCTGCTGAACGCCCTGGTGGGCTTTGAGCGCAGCATCGTGACGCCCATTCCCGGCACCACCCGCGATTATCTGGAGGCGGGACTGGAACTGGCAGGCGTACCCGTGACATTGGTGGACACGGCAGGACTGCGCGAAACGGTGGACGAGATCGAGGCGGCGGGCGTGAAACAGGCGCGGGCGTTGGCCGAAGCCGCCGATCTGGTGCTGGTCTTGGAGGACGGCAGCGCAGCGCGCGAGGAGTTGCCGCTGGACGTGACAGGGACACCCACGCGAGTCATCCAGCTCAGGACGAAAAGCGATCTGCTCGCCGCGTGGACAGACACGGAGTTGCTGGACGTGAGCGCGGTGACGGGTGCTGGCCTCCCCGAGTTGCGTGAGGCGGTGCGGGTGGCCCTGCTGGGAGACGCGGCACGGGGCGAGGCGTGGCTGACCACCGAGCGGCAAGCAGATGCGGCGCGGCGGGCGCTCTCGCATGTGCAAGCGGCCCAGACCCTGCCCGACGATCTGGCCGGCTATGAGCTGGAAGAAGCGTTGCGTGCCCTGGCCGAGATCACCGGGCAGGACGTGCAGGAGGATGTGGTGGACGCCGTATTCCGTAACTTCTGCGTGGGCAAGTAA
- a CDS encoding META domain-containing protein codes for MKPLTILLSAALGLSALASAQATPPATDGNWTLTALTDAQGTTAPTGTDIPTLTVQGEQISGSAGCNTFTTSGALTGQTFRFGPLATTRKLCAPEQNALETRVLNVLGQARVYARIGDTLLLTSGTSKAVFKMVGRTGGAVEQNKTQNGLQGNWTLTGAQSEEPLTVMFGADGRVNGNTGCNLFMGDYRVVDAGLTFGALGMTRRACADEAMSKQEQTFMQDLSEVTGYAVDGGALKLTTKSGKVLELTRSAN; via the coding sequence ATGAAACCCCTGACCATTCTGCTCAGTGCCGCGCTCGGCCTTTCCGCCCTCGCCTCCGCCCAGGCCACACCGCCCGCCACCGACGGCAACTGGACCCTGACGGCGCTGACCGATGCGCAGGGCACCACCGCCCCCACGGGCACGGACATCCCCACGCTGACCGTGCAGGGCGAGCAGATTTCTGGGTCCGCTGGATGCAACACCTTCACGACTTCCGGGGCGCTCACTGGGCAGACTTTCCGCTTTGGTCCGCTCGCCACCACCCGCAAGCTGTGCGCGCCCGAACAGAATGCACTGGAAACTCGTGTCCTGAATGTGCTGGGACAGGCCCGCGTCTACGCGCGGATCGGTGACACGCTGCTTCTGACCTCCGGCACGTCGAAGGCGGTCTTTAAAATGGTGGGCAGGACGGGAGGCGCAGTGGAACAGAACAAGACTCAGAACGGACTCCAGGGCAACTGGACCCTGACAGGAGCGCAGAGTGAGGAACCTCTAACGGTGATGTTCGGTGCGGACGGGCGTGTGAACGGCAACACGGGCTGCAACCTCTTCATGGGCGATTACAGAGTCGTGGACGCGGGCCTGACTTTTGGGGCGCTGGGCATGACCCGCCGCGCCTGTGCCGATGAGGCCATGAGCAAGCAGGAACAGACCTTCATGCAGGACCTATCGGAAGTGACAGGTTACGCGGTGGATGGTGGGGCGCTGAAGTTGACCACCAAGTCCGGCAAGGTGCTGGAACTGACCCGCTCGGCGAACTGA
- a CDS encoding 2-phosphoglycerate kinase, whose translation MTQPELRIGTPRHAFPFSRGLVVESLVNAGASGNVAAAAARRIEQNLRLSRRSLVTPGELQALMTEVARDLAGEEVARAAQAQIPAFVDILVTAKKGDLPFSRGVLARTLEDAGLTGREAYATASAVDVELRQEGVRSLSAEDIDNRTERALARRYGEHLRLTYRYLRHNRGKLGVISSGSTLPTPFSKGILTQSMLAAGVAPDVARKVARVTQRDLRGQEDRVVTRTAIRTKVEALLRDEVGPDVSARYRLLRVIRRPPRPVIVLLGGVSGTGKSFLAAEIAYRLGIARVVSTDSIREVMRAMVSPALLPTLHASTFNAWEALLPPGTPRPETPSKRVLLAGFRDQVQQVNVGLGAVVARSVQEGSSLVLEGVHLVPGYLRADAFAGALVIPMLVTLPDPEEHRRHFQSRDVETAASRPLHRYMQYFGEIRAMQDELEDLARQEDVPLLDGLTLDESADQAVDVVLRRVMVALTPQERADLLGDPGDGEAAELTRGTAGN comes from the coding sequence TTGACCCAGCCTGAACTGCGCATCGGCACGCCCCGGCACGCCTTTCCGTTCAGCCGGGGGCTGGTGGTGGAGTCGCTGGTGAACGCTGGGGCCTCGGGCAACGTGGCGGCGGCGGCAGCGCGGCGCATCGAGCAGAATCTGCGGCTGTCGCGGCGCAGTCTGGTCACGCCGGGTGAATTGCAGGCTCTGATGACCGAGGTGGCGCGCGATCTTGCCGGGGAAGAGGTGGCACGGGCGGCCCAGGCGCAGATCCCCGCCTTCGTGGACATTCTGGTCACGGCCAAAAAGGGTGACCTGCCCTTCAGCCGAGGCGTGCTGGCCCGCACGCTGGAAGACGCCGGCCTGACCGGGCGCGAGGCGTATGCCACCGCCAGCGCCGTGGACGTGGAGCTGCGCCAGGAGGGCGTGCGAAGCCTAAGCGCCGAGGACATCGACAACCGCACCGAGCGGGCGCTGGCCAGGCGCTACGGCGAACATCTGCGCCTGACCTACCGCTACCTGCGCCACAACCGGGGCAAGCTGGGCGTGATCAGCAGCGGGAGTACGCTGCCCACACCGTTTTCCAAGGGCATCCTGACCCAGTCCATGCTGGCCGCCGGGGTTGCGCCCGATGTGGCCCGCAAGGTGGCCCGCGTGACCCAGCGCGACCTGCGCGGCCAGGAAGACCGCGTGGTCACGCGTACGGCCATCCGCACCAAGGTGGAGGCCCTGCTGCGCGACGAGGTGGGGCCGGATGTCAGCGCCCGTTACCGCCTGCTGCGCGTGATCCGCCGCCCGCCGCGTCCGGTGATCGTGCTGCTGGGCGGCGTCAGCGGCACCGGCAAAAGCTTTCTGGCGGCAGAAATCGCGTACCGCCTGGGCATTGCCCGCGTGGTCAGCACCGATTCCATCCGCGAGGTGATGCGCGCGATGGTCTCCCCGGCGCTGCTGCCCACGCTGCATGCCAGCACCTTTAACGCCTGGGAGGCGCTGCTGCCCCCCGGCACGCCCCGCCCCGAGACCCCCAGCAAGCGGGTGCTGCTGGCCGGTTTCCGCGATCAAGTGCAGCAGGTCAACGTGGGCCTGGGCGCGGTGGTGGCCCGCTCGGTGCAGGAGGGCAGCAGTCTGGTGCTGGAGGGCGTGCATCTGGTCCCCGGCTACCTGCGCGCCGACGCCTTCGCCGGGGCGCTGGTGATCCCGATGCTGGTCACCCTGCCCGATCCCGAGGAACACCGCCGCCACTTCCAGAGCCGCGACGTGGAAACCGCTGCCAGCCGCCCCCTGCACCGCTACATGCAGTACTTCGGTGAAATCCGCGCCATGCAAGACGAGCTGGAAGACCTGGCCCGCCAGGAGGACGTGCCACTGCTGGACGGCCTGACCCTGGACGAGAGTGCCGATCAGGCCGTGGACGTGGTTTTGCGCCGCGTGATGGTGGCCCTGACCCCCCAGGAACGCGCCGACCTGCTGGGCGATCCGGGGGACGGCGAGGCGGCGGAGCTGACACGAGGTACGGCAGGGAACTGA
- a CDS encoding GNAT family N-acetyltransferase: protein MIRSMQATDIPDVLALLHWMDAAPEREVFAPDSRDPRELHLECEEGLCLVEEDDDGVRAYCALSPFRDGLVLEGPIAENAGSEGGSMKALLGRAVQHTDGQPVYAFSARDNLPVRTALEKAGFAPLHSTAFYSAPLAQISRGARVPDGMRTTDSLPIAEYRALYRAAEDAWAGRLDWTPEQYAAHFADDTVRLVALWRGNHPVGFAELEFSPDDARADVTYLAVHPAERGQGLGRVLLALAAAEAQTHPELRTLRVRAHDHLHSARALYARMGFTHCRSMVTYLLDGDEEA from the coding sequence ATGATCCGTTCCATGCAGGCCACCGATATTCCCGACGTCCTCGCGCTGCTCCACTGGATGGACGCCGCCCCCGAACGTGAGGTCTTCGCCCCCGACTCCCGTGACCCGCGCGAACTGCATCTGGAGTGCGAGGAAGGGCTGTGTCTGGTCGAGGAGGATGACGACGGTGTGCGCGCCTACTGCGCCCTGTCCCCCTTCCGGGATGGTCTGGTACTGGAAGGCCCCATCGCCGAGAATGCTGGCAGCGAGGGCGGCTCCATGAAGGCCCTGCTGGGCCGCGCCGTGCAGCACACCGACGGCCAGCCCGTCTATGCCTTCAGCGCCCGCGACAACCTGCCGGTGCGGACCGCACTGGAGAAGGCGGGATTTGCGCCCCTGCACAGCACCGCCTTCTATTCCGCGCCGCTGGCCCAGATCTCGCGTGGTGCCCGTGTGCCGGACGGAATGCGGACCACGGATAGCTTGCCCATTGCCGAGTACCGCGCCCTGTACCGCGCCGCCGAGGACGCCTGGGCCGGACGCCTGGACTGGACCCCCGAGCAGTACGCCGCCCACTTTGCCGACGATACCGTTCGTCTGGTGGCCCTGTGGCGCGGCAACCATCCGGTGGGGTTTGCCGAGCTGGAATTCAGCCCCGACGACGCCCGCGCTGACGTGACGTATCTAGCCGTGCATCCCGCCGAGCGCGGGCAGGGCCTGGGCCGCGTGCTGCTGGCTCTGGCCGCAGCGGAAGCCCAGACCCACCCGGAACTGCGGACCCTGCGCGTGCGTGCCCACGATCACCTGCATTCTGCCCGCGCCCTGTACGCCCGCATGGGCTTTACCCACTGCCGCAGCATGGTGACCTACCTGCTGGACGGGGATGAAGAAGCATAG
- the dnaJ gene encoding molecular chaperone DnaJ encodes MDYYELLGVTRTSNADEIKSAYRKLALKYHPDRNKEEGAHEKFAQISEAYSVLSDSEKRAHYDRFGSAPGASMPGGDPFGGMGGAGFDPMDIFEQLFGGMAGGRGRRGPARGDDLETEVQVTLLQARAGEEVEVVVDRLTECEHCHGSKTEPGGKPPKTCSTCGGAGAVRAQARTIFGVVETQQPCPTCRGEGQIIQDPCTVCKGRGRTLKAEKVGVKLPRGIDEGYRIRVSGMGNEGPGGSGDLYVHIEMEPHPALRREQEHLIYPARIGFAKAALGGQITVPTLDGEQAVEVKAGTQYGELHRLTGQGMPRLQGRGSGDLIVEYDVIVPKPKDLTPEAREALLAYARAVGDEVNEKHEGFFDKVGKIFRGD; translated from the coding sequence ATGGATTATTACGAACTGCTGGGCGTGACCCGGACTTCAAACGCCGACGAAATCAAATCTGCTTACCGCAAACTGGCCCTCAAGTACCACCCGGACCGCAACAAGGAAGAGGGCGCGCACGAGAAATTCGCACAGATCAGCGAGGCGTACTCGGTGCTGTCCGACAGCGAGAAGCGCGCCCATTATGACCGCTTCGGCTCTGCGCCGGGGGCGAGTATGCCCGGCGGCGATCCCTTCGGCGGCATGGGCGGTGCGGGTTTTGACCCGATGGACATCTTCGAGCAGTTGTTTGGCGGCATGGCGGGCGGACGTGGGCGGCGCGGCCCGGCACGCGGCGACGATCTGGAAACCGAGGTTCAGGTCACGCTGCTCCAGGCCCGTGCGGGCGAGGAAGTCGAGGTGGTCGTGGACCGCCTGACCGAGTGCGAACATTGCCACGGCAGCAAGACCGAACCGGGTGGCAAGCCGCCCAAAACCTGTTCCACCTGTGGGGGCGCGGGGGCCGTGCGCGCTCAGGCCCGGACCATCTTCGGTGTGGTGGAAACGCAGCAGCCCTGCCCGACCTGCCGGGGCGAGGGCCAGATCATTCAGGACCCCTGCACCGTCTGCAAGGGCCGTGGTCGCACGCTAAAGGCCGAGAAAGTGGGCGTCAAGCTGCCGCGCGGCATCGACGAGGGCTACCGGATTCGCGTGTCTGGCATGGGCAACGAGGGACCGGGGGGCAGCGGCGATCTGTACGTGCATATCGAGATGGAACCCCATCCGGCGCTGCGCCGCGAGCAGGAACACCTGATCTACCCGGCCCGCATCGGCTTTGCCAAGGCGGCGCTGGGCGGCCAGATCACGGTGCCCACGCTGGACGGCGAACAGGCCGTGGAGGTGAAGGCGGGCACCCAGTATGGCGAGTTACACCGCCTGACCGGTCAGGGCATGCCCCGCTTGCAGGGGCGCGGCAGCGGCGACCTGATCGTGGAATACGACGTGATCGTGCCGAAGCCCAAAGACCTGACCCCCGAAGCCCGTGAGGCGCTGCTGGCCTATGCCCGCGCCGTGGGCGACGAGGTCAACGAGAAGCACGAGGGCTTTTTCGACAAGGTGGGCAAGATTTTCCGGGGCGACTGA
- a CDS encoding DUF4258 domain-containing protein: MLAEVQTGTDLLALRAQLSRAEKAARRAPTPLPARAVRPAPVKPQREVELVGIATDDFSLSRAHARLRDAVYDTHYHLCPHAIGHARAEGFLEHDIINVLLCGRVRAVYPEDRRWLVHGSFEACGVALPLHVVVQYHRDGHLDIVTAFVPRHPHHIISRARLAVMLRYDDEQIRVRTSTPGAKAGARGRGRWKR, encoded by the coding sequence CTGCTGGCCGAGGTCCAGACCGGGACCGATCTGCTGGCCCTGCGTGCCCAGTTGTCGCGCGCCGAGAAAGCGGCCCGCCGCGCCCCCACGCCTCTGCCTGCCCGCGCCGTGCGCCCGGCCCCGGTCAAGCCCCAGCGCGAGGTAGAGCTGGTTGGAATCGCCACGGACGACTTCAGCCTGTCGCGCGCCCACGCCAGATTGCGCGACGCTGTGTACGACACGCACTATCACCTGTGCCCACACGCCATCGGCCACGCCCGCGCCGAGGGGTTTTTAGAACACGACATCATCAATGTGCTGCTGTGCGGGCGGGTGCGGGCGGTGTACCCGGAAGACCGCCGCTGGCTGGTCCACGGCTCGTTTGAAGCCTGCGGCGTGGCGCTGCCGCTGCATGTGGTGGTGCAGTATCACCGGGACGGGCATCTGGACATCGTGACCGCCTTCGTGCCCAGACATCCGCACCACATCATCAGCCGCGCGAGGCTGGCGGTAATGCTGCGCTACGACGACGAACAGATCAGGGTCCGCACCAGCACGCCAGGGGCAAAGGCGGGAGCGCGCGGGCGGGGGCGCTGGAAACGTTGA
- a CDS encoding DUF4385 domain-containing protein translates to MPKFDYDLNYADLDLRARPELYRVGRGEQGVLLVQPYKGEILPHWRFATPDVARESSEAIYAMFEKYLKAGDFVGADMARKFLQMGFTRARRYANHKGGKKYDGPVPDDKKGQSGAHGREELPRKPEDPVKAESARIFKAKWDEAEANEDYMCLKKEHRAKYG, encoded by the coding sequence ATGCCCAAATTCGACTATGACCTGAACTACGCCGACCTGGACCTGCGCGCTCGTCCAGAGCTGTACCGTGTGGGCCGGGGTGAGCAGGGCGTGTTGCTGGTGCAGCCATACAAGGGCGAGATTCTGCCCCACTGGCGGTTCGCCACGCCGGATGTGGCCCGTGAGAGTAGCGAGGCGATCTATGCCATGTTCGAGAAGTACCTGAAAGCTGGTGATTTTGTCGGCGCGGACATGGCCCGCAAGTTTTTGCAGATGGGCTTTACCCGCGCCCGCCGCTACGCCAATCACAAGGGCGGCAAGAAATACGACGGCCCCGTCCCCGACGATAAAAAAGGCCAGAGCGGCGCACATGGGCGGGAGGAATTGCCCCGCAAGCCCGAGGACCCCGTGAAAGCCGAGTCCGCCCGCATCTTCAAGGCGAAATGGGATGAGGCGGAGGCGAACGAGGACTACATGTGTCTGAAGAAGGAACACCGCGCGAAGTACGGCTGA
- a CDS encoding TetR/AcrR family transcriptional regulator, with the protein MDSSSLRERQKERRRARIYSVAIELFKRGGFQTTTATDIAKASNVSRGTFFNYYPYKEAVLLDYGSEVMERLRDQAESRLAQGIAPLTVLYEVWDALAEENARERDLFPPLAYEVMNPNPERARTAYQALPLSKVIELILRPLHQSGQMRTDLSLQRISNLIADTYLMVALRWSAYGTERPLQEEMRLALNLLLEGAVRRDLVRQ; encoded by the coding sequence ATGGATTCTTCCTCGCTGCGTGAACGTCAGAAGGAGCGCCGACGCGCCCGGATCTACAGTGTTGCCATTGAGCTGTTCAAGCGCGGCGGCTTCCAGACCACCACGGCCACCGACATTGCCAAGGCCAGCAACGTTTCGCGCGGCACCTTCTTCAACTATTACCCCTACAAGGAAGCCGTGCTGCTCGATTACGGCTCCGAGGTCATGGAGCGCCTGCGTGATCAGGCCGAGTCGCGTCTGGCCCAGGGCATTGCCCCGCTGACCGTGCTGTACGAGGTCTGGGACGCGTTGGCTGAGGAAAACGCCCGCGAGCGCGATCTGTTTCCCCCGCTGGCCTACGAGGTCATGAATCCCAACCCCGAACGCGCCCGCACCGCGTATCAGGCGCTGCCGCTGAGTAAGGTGATCGAATTGATCCTGCGCCCGCTGCACCAGAGTGGGCAGATGCGCACGGACCTCAGCTTGCAGCGCATCAGCAACCTGATCGCCGACACGTACCTGATGGTGGCCCTGCGCTGGAGCGCCTACGGCACTGAACGCCCCTTGCAGGAGGAAATGCGGCTGGCGCTGAATCTGCTGCTGGAAGGCGCGGTTCGGCGTGATCTGGTGCGGCAGTAG
- the uraH gene encoding hydroxyisourate hydrolase, which yields MAAHAGLSTHVLDTARGRPAQGIPVQLHRIEGETCKPLAEAVTNADGRTDAPLIERGSLQSGTYELTFHVADYFSDFDAATDPPFLDVVTLRFTVGNPDAHYHVPLVMTPWSYSTYRGS from the coding sequence ATGGCCGCCCACGCCGGACTGAGTACGCACGTGCTGGACACCGCGCGGGGCCGTCCCGCGCAGGGCATTCCGGTCCAGTTGCACCGCATCGAGGGGGAGACGTGCAAGCCGCTCGCCGAGGCCGTCACCAACGCCGACGGACGCACCGACGCCCCACTGATCGAGCGCGGCAGCCTTCAGAGCGGCACCTACGAACTGACCTTTCATGTGGCCGACTATTTCTCGGACTTTGACGCGGCCACCGATCCGCCCTTTCTGGACGTGGTGACGCTGCGCTTCACGGTGGGCAACCCAGACGCCCATTACCACGTTCCGCTGGTGATGACGCCGTGGTCCTACAGCACCTACCGGGGAAGCTGA